AGGATACATTTCTGGGCACCGAAAGATCTAAAACAATCTTTGGGCTGTTCTGGTGAATATCTGAGAAAGGCTCTGTAGTAAGCGTGGGCTTTGTTGCTCCGGTAGCCACAATAATTATTTCAGAGTCTTCAACTTGTTTTTTAAGATTCTCAAGTTCATCATAATTGCAATTATATTCACCGGCAAACTCTTTTGCCCTTTCGGGAGTTCTGTTAACCACCGTAAGTTGTTCTGGTTGGATATGTTTTAATAAATTATCACATGTATTTCTTCCTATTTCACCAACACCAAACAATAAAACCCTTGAATTCCCAAGATCATTTGCATGATCCCTGATGTATTGAACAGCGGCTCTTGATATGGAGGCAGCCCCTCTGCTAAGGGATGTTTGGGTTTTAATTTTTTTGCTGGCCTGGTTTACATATTGTATCAATCGTTCGGTAAAGGTGTTGACCATATCCGAGTCATACGAATTTTTGAAAGCTTGCTTTAGCTGCCCGGCGATCTCCAATTCTCCCAGTATTTGCGAATCCATTCCGGTTGCTACTCTGAAAACATGTTTTACGGCCGTGTGCCCCTTTTGAAAATAACAGTAGGAAGTGAATTCTTCAAGGCTAGCCTGGCTGTATTTTCTGAAAAGGTAAGCTATCAATTCACTATTTTCTGTATAGGCATATATTTCTGTTCTGTTACATGTAGAAACCGGAATTATGGAGCCAACACCACTTGTTTTTCCTTCCTGAATGATTTTGTATTTTACTTCTTCTGAGAAATGAAATTTTTCCCGTACATCTACGGGACATGTTTTGTGACTAACTCCGATGACAATGAATTGCTGTAAAGATTGTCGTATCTGCTGTTCC
The sequence above is drawn from the Bacteroidales bacterium genome and encodes:
- a CDS encoding glutamyl-tRNA reductase, producing the protein MEQQIRQSLQQFIVIGVSHKTCPVDVREKFHFSEEVKYKIIQEGKTSGVGSIIPVSTCNRTEIYAYTENSELIAYLFRKYSQASLEEFTSYCYFQKGHTAVKHVFRVATGMDSQILGELEIAGQLKQAFKNSYDSDMVNTFTERLIQYVNQASKKIKTQTSLSRGAASISRAAVQYIRDHANDLGNSRVLLFGVGEIGRNTCDNLLKHIQPEQLTVVNRTPERAKEFAGEYNCNYDELENLKKQVEDSEIIIVATGATKPTLTTEPFSDIHQNSPKIVLDLSVPRNVSSSVEDLTAINLITIDALQEQNESVLKIRNESIPKADEIIDKQIEEFYSWLKINYLSPVFSSFQDYLTSVKQREMHKYKDKIPDHQMDHVEELTDSIINKISRQCINYLRNNNSKHHTPAEVITSMFRLHKK